A single genomic interval of Fibrobacter sp. UWB13 harbors:
- a CDS encoding DUF2914 domain-containing protein, whose product MEFLNHLWEKAAVQKIEKFIPAIAFLGGFSWDSMTIGHKVYGRDLILLSFYYLVALVSIYFIATKSVINEDDELDDFPSFFSRVLNREWPSSWVDRLTWAVQFCFGNLYSALVICYFKSSGSIASFTIVLFLVALLVGNEFLKQKYEKFGVSLAFFCLLGTMFFNFLIPHLVHEMGTFWFFFSTIVSVSICYLLWFKSKHEKRNLIAPITISLVLSIAYLANWIPPVPLIVKQQIVCKNFDNETYSCDADRLNFWQRNGFAQSTIHKEDGDEIYFMSSVYGPAELKAPVEFRWYYKEPSTGKFKLTDKISSSRMVIRGGREAGYRSYSKKKNIPAGAYRVETAYKDGAVIGSTSFKVLEGTPKKGFVRDSLR is encoded by the coding sequence ATGGAATTTTTAAACCATTTGTGGGAAAAAGCCGCGGTACAAAAAATCGAAAAGTTCATTCCGGCGATTGCATTTTTGGGCGGGTTCAGCTGGGACTCGATGACCATTGGGCATAAAGTTTATGGAAGAGACTTAATTTTGTTGTCGTTCTATTATCTAGTGGCTCTCGTTTCGATTTATTTTATTGCGACAAAAAGTGTAATCAATGAAGATGATGAACTCGACGACTTTCCATCATTTTTCAGTAGAGTTTTAAATCGTGAATGGCCGTCTTCTTGGGTTGACCGATTGACTTGGGCTGTGCAGTTTTGTTTTGGGAACCTTTATAGCGCACTTGTCATTTGCTATTTCAAAAGCTCAGGTTCCATCGCGTCTTTTACCATCGTTTTATTCCTAGTTGCGCTTCTTGTCGGTAACGAATTCTTGAAACAGAAATATGAAAAATTTGGAGTAAGTCTTGCGTTCTTTTGTCTACTTGGGACGATGTTTTTCAATTTTTTAATTCCGCACTTGGTTCATGAGATGGGGACGTTTTGGTTCTTTTTCAGCACGATAGTTTCGGTCTCCATCTGTTATTTACTTTGGTTTAAATCAAAGCATGAAAAACGGAATCTCATAGCACCCATAACGATTAGTCTGGTCCTTTCCATAGCGTATTTAGCCAACTGGATTCCTCCTGTTCCGCTAATCGTGAAACAACAAATTGTCTGTAAAAATTTTGACAACGAAACGTACTCGTGCGATGCCGATAGACTCAATTTTTGGCAACGCAATGGTTTTGCTCAGTCGACTATTCACAAAGAAGATGGCGATGAAATTTACTTCATGTCCTCAGTTTACGGCCCGGCAGAACTCAAAGCACCTGTTGAATTTCGCTGGTACTACAAAGAACCCTCCACAGGAAAGTTTAAATTGACGGACAAGATTTCTTCGAGCCGAATGGTTATTCGGGGTGGGCGAGAGGCTGGTTATCGAAGTTATTCCAAAAAGAAAAATATCCCCGCAGGGGCATACCGTGTGGAAACGGCTTACAAGGATGGGGCTGTTATCGGTTCAACTTCGTTCAAAGTACTCGAAGGAACGCCTAAAAAAGGTTTTGTCCGTGATTCCCTACGCTAA